In a genomic window of Salmo trutta chromosome 32, fSalTru1.1, whole genome shotgun sequence:
- the LOC115170622 gene encoding serotonin N-acetyltransferase, whose protein sequence is MSLVGALPFLKPRLSPSVSPGRQRRHTLPASEFRPLNTQDAISVFEIEKEAFISVSGDCPLHLDEVRHFLTLCPELSMGWFEEGRLVAFIIGSQWDQDRLTLDALTLHKPKGSTVHIHVLAVHRTFRQQGKGPILMWRYLQYLRCLPYVRRAVLMCEDFLVPFYQKSGFKVQGRCSITVASLTFTEMQYPVRGHALMRRNSEAIGFPQNVLLLEEQTQRLESVLLLEEQTQRLESVLLLEEPIQRSESALLLEEQTQRTEPEPADV, encoded by the exons ATGTCACTAGTGGGCGCCCTGCCTTTCCTGAAACCGCGACTAtccccttctgtttctcctggGCGCCAAAGAAGACACACACTGCCAGCAAGCGAGTTCCGACCGCTCAACACGCAAGATGCCATCAGCGTGTTCGAAATCGAGAAAGAGG CCTTTATCTCTGTGTCAGGAGACTGCCCGCTCCACCTTGATGAGGTGCGTCATTTCCTCACGCTGTGTCCAGAGCTGTCCATGGGCTGGTTTGAGGAGGGGAGACTAGTAGCCTTCATCATTGGGTCCCAATGGGACCAGGACAGACTCACCCTA GACGCCCTAACTCTTCACAAGCCCAAAGGTTCCACAGTTCATATCCATGTGCTGGCGGTCCACCGGACCTTCCGGCAGCAGGGAAAGGGCCCTATCCTGATGTGGCGCTACCTGCAGTACCTACGCTGCCTGCCCTATGTGCGCCGTGCAGTGCTCATGTGCGAGGACTTCCTGGTTCCCTTCTACCAAAAGTCTGGCTTCAAGGTGCAGGGCCGCTGTTCCATCACGGTGGCATCACTGACCTTCACAGAGATGCAGTACCCTGTGAGGGGCCATGCCCTGATGCGGCGCAACAGTGAAGCTATTGGTTTTCCTCAGAATGTGTTATTATTGGAGGAACAGACTCAGAGGCTTGAGTCTGTGTTATTATTGGAGGAACAGACTCAGAGGCTTGAGTCTGTGTTATTATTGGAGGAACCGATTCAGAGGAGTGAGTCTGCATTGTTATTGGAGGAACAGACTCAGAGGACTGAGCCTGAGCCTGCTGATGTGTAA